Proteins encoded within one genomic window of Anopheles gambiae chromosome 3, idAnoGambNW_F1_1, whole genome shotgun sequence:
- the LOC133393108 gene encoding uncharacterized protein LOC133393108: MTKVFAGSYLLNIIEMQERRVKSGEGDVYTETVKGVDDFFNGICDEGKERMKLREMKMEADETFGDWVLRLEAQVKFCGLPEEQKTEELVQAVLRRSVPQIAEKLFEMADLFGNELDKLVKHGKHLDFVRMEKREIEQKLAKSTTKEFTDSDNYVAAVTSWRTKRERYEPYEQQQNKRLSGMHPNGFRNTYNKGATKCSKCDKIHGWGKCGASRSKCFRCGAIGHLAICCRTRLGSNRFPNVVKKQTEDINQFSDERGRHAVTDDPRRINCMIGNVPIIFLLDTGASVNTVTAESWWQIRTHAQSSVREWQPHPETTLRSYANSAVLDVECSFKAIICAGGTNRTMAKFFVVKGAEISLLSFNTAVSLGLVCIGPGKHYMLRNKTQETTVKDTFPKLNIGAVKFRIDKTVTPKQIIRYLYINFR, translated from the exons ATGACAAAAGTATTTGCTGGAAGCTATCTGCTAAACATTATAGAAATGCAGGAAAGACGAGTGAAAAGTGGTGAAGGGGACGTGTATACAGAAACAGTGAAAGGGGTAGACGATTTTTTCAACGGCATATGTGATGAGGGAAAAGAAAGGATGAAGCTGAgagaaatgaaaatggaaGCTGATGAAACATTTGGTGATTGGGTGTTAAGATTAGAAGCTCAAGTGAAATTCTGTGGTCTGCCAGAAGAACAGAAAACTGAAGAGTTAGTGCAAGCTGTGTTGCGACGTTCGGTTCCCCAGATTGCcgaaaaattgtttgaaatggCAGATTTATTTGGGAATGAATTGGACAAATTAGTAAAGCATGGTAAACACCTTGATTTCGTAAGaatggaaaagagagagatagaacaAAAGCTTGCCAAAAGCACGACAAAAGAATTTACAGATAGCGATAATTATGTAGCGGCAGTGACTTCGTGGAGAACGAAAAGGGAACGATATGAGCCgtacgaacaacaacaaaacaagagaCTATCGGGAATGCATCCAAACGGTTTTCGGAACACGTATAATAAGGGAGCAACGAAATGCTCAAAGTGTGACAAAATACATGGCTGGGGGAAGTGTGGAGCATCCAGATCAAAATGCTTCCGGTGCGGTGCCATAGGACATCTGGCAATTTGTTGCAGAACCAGATTGGGATCAAATCGATTTCCAAATGTGGTGAAGAAGCAGACCGAGGACATTAATCAG TTTTCCGACGAACGAGGAAGGCATGCAGTAACCGACGATCCAAGGCGCATTAACTGCATGATCGGAAATGTGCCTATCATTTTCTTACTAGATACTGGGGCATCGGTGAACACTGTTACTGCTGAGAGTTGGTGGCAAATAAGGACACACGCCCAGTCAAGTGTGCGTGAATGGCAGCCACACCCTGAAACAACGCTGCGGAGTTATGCGAATAGTGCAGTTTTGGACGTAGAATGCTCATTTAAAGCAATAATATGTGCAGGTGGAACTAATAGAACTATGGCAAAATTTTTTGTGGTAAAGGGAGCTGAAATATCCCTGTTAAGTTTTAACACAGCAGTCAGCTTAGGTTTAGTATGCATAGGACCTGGAAAGCATTATATGTTGCGTAACAAAACACAAGAGACGACAGTAAAGGATACATTTCCTAAATTGAATATTGGTGCGGTGAAATTTAGAATAGACAAAACAGTCACACCCAAACAAATAATACGTTATCTATATATAAATTTTCGTTAA
- the LOC1275397 gene encoding nucleolar complex protein 3 homolog isoform X1, with protein MPRNQTKIMSKRGKYANVRKRKMSKPVIDGTPKHKARSNKTILQLSADMTEGMEEAYRKTVLCEISHQEHVNRLLPIKVKGKGLINRTAPKQIKDDASVCSSDLDNKQSAEDIFDDKPNEQQVVSLAEILLKRDEEIREKQFFIGTTCAAILENPEARIENIGVLLDLLNEVNRDGSINFLPVRKTAMISLVEVFKDIVPEYRIGIVDKEHQKLKKDTLARVNFENKLLTYYKQLLKHIEGITSKYTKKLLRSEKQSVETRQLLEMAVQCMCDLVLAHPYFNYSPNLVQVLVLMLNNTKETIRKMVHTCFSVLFKTDARLDLTQHVSFKKGEKFVVLHHVSFFFQTVRHINMLIKKKQRNVFPEMISCLKNLQIHRINMNDDKLLEVKKQKLEKQKSYVINMSRKERKRKKKLQELEKDIFETKAEESKQIVRRKLTEISKLTFMIYFKILKCYPDSKVLSATLEGLSKFAHTINIDFFADLVELLNNLLENVELGYREQLHCIQTVFIILSGQGEVLNIDPARFYSHFYKNLLYVNAGKNHDDMQTIIKTLDVILFKRRRNVTYHRYVSFVKRLASLCLQVLPNGCLGLISLIRSCMHMNQQLDILLDSEAVVGSGKFDPFTDEPEFANANCTALFESSCLVRHYHPLIRKMVMNVLKGSDSVPINSGRTLTPDEYYTNYDCTEMVFNPEIAPPSQVKYGKNYQRLVGSKILKRKTLSKLSLRMKDGTVIGKSKEGSKGLFHDYFMDYIQMSKMKKTSLPDN; from the exons ATGCCAAGAAACCAAACTAAAATTATGTCTAAAA GAGGGAAGTATgcaaacgtgcgcaaaagaaaaatgagcAAGCCGGTCATAGATGGTACCCCCAAGCATAAAGCTCGCTCCAATAAAACTATCTTGCAATTGTCAGCAGATATGACCGAAGGCATGGAAGAAGCGTATCGTAAAACAGTACTCTGTGAAATTAGCCACCAAGAACACGTGAACCGATTATTGCCAATAAAAGTCAAAGGCAAAGGGCTGATAAACCGAACTGCTCCTAAGCAGATCAAGGATGATGCTAGCGTATGCTCTTCTGATCTTGATAACAAACAGTCTGCAGAAGATATATTTGACGATAAGCCGAATGAACAGCAAGTAGTTTCATTGGCCGAAATTTTGCTTAAACGTGATGAGGAAATAagagaaaaacaatttttcattgGAACGACTTGTGCGGCAATACTTGAAAATCCGGAAGCAAGAATTGAGAACATTGGTGTGCTCTTAGATCTATTAAACGAAGTAAATCGAGATGGTTCCATCAATTTTCTACCTGTTAGAAAAACGGCAATGATATCCCTCGTAGAAGTATTTAAAGATATTGTTCCAGAATATCGGATTGGCATTGTTGACAAAGAACATCAAAAGT TGAAAAAAGATACGCTTGCACGCGTTAATTTTGAGAACAAGCTCTTAACTTACTATAAGCAATTATTGAAACACATCGAAGGTATCACGAGTAAATACACTAAGAAGCTTCTTCGTTCGGAAAAACAGTCCGTAGAAACACGGCAACTATTAGAAATGGCTGTGCAATGTATGTGCGACCTAGTGTTAGCACATCCATATTTCAATTACAGTCCCAATCTTGTACAAGTACTagtgttgatgttgaataaCACTAAAGAGACTATACGTAAAATGGTACACACTTGCtttagtgttttgtttaaaacgGATGCTCGATTAGATTTGACTCAACATGTAAGTTttaaaaaaggtgaaaagtTCGTCGTGCTTCatcatgtttcttttttttttcagactGTTCGCCATATCAACATGctaataaagaaaaaacaacgaaacgtGTTTCCTGAAATGATATCCTGCTTGAAAAACCTTCAAATTCATCGAATAAATATGAACGATGATAAGTTGCTGGaagtaaaaaagcaaaaactcgAAAAGCAAAAATCGTACGTAATCAACATGTCTCGGAAGGAACGTAAACGCAAGAAAAAGTTGCAAGAACTTGAAAAGGatatttttgaaacaaaagcaGAGGAGAGCAAGCAAATTGTGCGTCGAAAATTGACAGAAATTTCGAAGTTGACGTTCatgatttatttcaaaattctTAAATGTTACCCCGATTCTAAAGTGCTGAGCGCAACATTGGAAGGACTATCGAAATTTGCGCACACTATTAACATCGATTTTTTTGCTGACCTAGTTGAGTTATTGAACAATCTGTTGGAAAACGTAGAATTGGGATATAGGGAGCAATTGCACTGCATTCAAACGGTGTTCATCATACTTAGTGGACAAGGAGAAGTTCTAAACATTGATCCGGCAAGATTTTACTCgcatttttacaaaaattTACTGTACGTAAATGCAG GAAAAAACCACGATGATATGCAGACTATTATCAAAACATTGGATGTCATTTTATTCAAACGTCGTCGAAACGTAACATATCACCGCTACGTGAGCTTTGTGAAACGGCTTGCATCGCTATGCCTACAGGTGCTCCCCAATGGATGCCTAGGTCTTATATCTTTAATTCGAAGCTGTATGCACATGAATCAACAACTGGACATCCTGCTTGACTCTGAAGCGGTCGTAGGTTCGGGGAAATTCGATCCTTTTACCGATGAACCGGAATTCGCTAATGCTAATTGTACTGCACTTTTTGAAAGTAGCTGCTTGGTACGGCACTACCACCCCTTAATTCGCAAAATGGTAATGAATGTCCTAAAAGGTTCTGACAGTGTTCCCATCAATTCCGGGCGAACTTT AACGCCGGACGAATACTACACTAACTACGATTGCACGGAAATGGTATTCAACCCGGAGATTGCACCACCATCACAGGTCAAATATGGTAAAAATTATCAAAGATTAGTAGGGAGTAAAATactgaaaagaaaaactctGAGCAAACTTTCACTTCGCATGAAGGATGGTACTGTAATTGGAAAATCAAAGGAAGGTTCCAAAGGGTTGTTCCATGATTATTTTATGGATTACATTCaaatgtcaaaaatgaagaaaacatcATTGCCGGATAATTAA
- the LOC1275397 gene encoding nucleolar complex protein 3 homolog isoform X2: MPRNQTKIMSKRGKYANVRKRKMSKPVIDGTPKHKARSNKTILQLSADMTEGMEEAYRKTVLCEISHQEHVNRLLPIKVKGKGLINRTAPKQIKDDASVCSSDLDNKQSAEDIFDDKPNEQQVVSLAEILLKRDEEIREKQFFIGTTCAAILENPEARIENIGVLLDLLNEVNRDGSINFLPVRKTAMISLVEVFKDIVPEYRIGIVDKEHQKLKKDTLARVNFENKLLTYYKQLLKHIEGITSKYTKKLLRSEKQSVETRQLLEMAVQCMCDLVLAHPYFNYSPNLVQVLVLMLNNTKETIRKMVHTCFSVLFKTDARLDLTQHTVRHINMLIKKKQRNVFPEMISCLKNLQIHRINMNDDKLLEVKKQKLEKQKSYVINMSRKERKRKKKLQELEKDIFETKAEESKQIVRRKLTEISKLTFMIYFKILKCYPDSKVLSATLEGLSKFAHTINIDFFADLVELLNNLLENVELGYREQLHCIQTVFIILSGQGEVLNIDPARFYSHFYKNLLYVNAGKNHDDMQTIIKTLDVILFKRRRNVTYHRYVSFVKRLASLCLQVLPNGCLGLISLIRSCMHMNQQLDILLDSEAVVGSGKFDPFTDEPEFANANCTALFESSCLVRHYHPLIRKMVMNVLKGSDSVPINSGRTLTPDEYYTNYDCTEMVFNPEIAPPSQVKYGKNYQRLVGSKILKRKTLSKLSLRMKDGTVIGKSKEGSKGLFHDYFMDYIQMSKMKKTSLPDN, translated from the exons ATGCCAAGAAACCAAACTAAAATTATGTCTAAAA GAGGGAAGTATgcaaacgtgcgcaaaagaaaaatgagcAAGCCGGTCATAGATGGTACCCCCAAGCATAAAGCTCGCTCCAATAAAACTATCTTGCAATTGTCAGCAGATATGACCGAAGGCATGGAAGAAGCGTATCGTAAAACAGTACTCTGTGAAATTAGCCACCAAGAACACGTGAACCGATTATTGCCAATAAAAGTCAAAGGCAAAGGGCTGATAAACCGAACTGCTCCTAAGCAGATCAAGGATGATGCTAGCGTATGCTCTTCTGATCTTGATAACAAACAGTCTGCAGAAGATATATTTGACGATAAGCCGAATGAACAGCAAGTAGTTTCATTGGCCGAAATTTTGCTTAAACGTGATGAGGAAATAagagaaaaacaatttttcattgGAACGACTTGTGCGGCAATACTTGAAAATCCGGAAGCAAGAATTGAGAACATTGGTGTGCTCTTAGATCTATTAAACGAAGTAAATCGAGATGGTTCCATCAATTTTCTACCTGTTAGAAAAACGGCAATGATATCCCTCGTAGAAGTATTTAAAGATATTGTTCCAGAATATCGGATTGGCATTGTTGACAAAGAACATCAAAAGT TGAAAAAAGATACGCTTGCACGCGTTAATTTTGAGAACAAGCTCTTAACTTACTATAAGCAATTATTGAAACACATCGAAGGTATCACGAGTAAATACACTAAGAAGCTTCTTCGTTCGGAAAAACAGTCCGTAGAAACACGGCAACTATTAGAAATGGCTGTGCAATGTATGTGCGACCTAGTGTTAGCACATCCATATTTCAATTACAGTCCCAATCTTGTACAAGTACTagtgttgatgttgaataaCACTAAAGAGACTATACGTAAAATGGTACACACTTGCtttagtgttttgtttaaaacgGATGCTCGATTAGATTTGACTCAACAT actGTTCGCCATATCAACATGctaataaagaaaaaacaacgaaacgtGTTTCCTGAAATGATATCCTGCTTGAAAAACCTTCAAATTCATCGAATAAATATGAACGATGATAAGTTGCTGGaagtaaaaaagcaaaaactcgAAAAGCAAAAATCGTACGTAATCAACATGTCTCGGAAGGAACGTAAACGCAAGAAAAAGTTGCAAGAACTTGAAAAGGatatttttgaaacaaaagcaGAGGAGAGCAAGCAAATTGTGCGTCGAAAATTGACAGAAATTTCGAAGTTGACGTTCatgatttatttcaaaattctTAAATGTTACCCCGATTCTAAAGTGCTGAGCGCAACATTGGAAGGACTATCGAAATTTGCGCACACTATTAACATCGATTTTTTTGCTGACCTAGTTGAGTTATTGAACAATCTGTTGGAAAACGTAGAATTGGGATATAGGGAGCAATTGCACTGCATTCAAACGGTGTTCATCATACTTAGTGGACAAGGAGAAGTTCTAAACATTGATCCGGCAAGATTTTACTCgcatttttacaaaaattTACTGTACGTAAATGCAG GAAAAAACCACGATGATATGCAGACTATTATCAAAACATTGGATGTCATTTTATTCAAACGTCGTCGAAACGTAACATATCACCGCTACGTGAGCTTTGTGAAACGGCTTGCATCGCTATGCCTACAGGTGCTCCCCAATGGATGCCTAGGTCTTATATCTTTAATTCGAAGCTGTATGCACATGAATCAACAACTGGACATCCTGCTTGACTCTGAAGCGGTCGTAGGTTCGGGGAAATTCGATCCTTTTACCGATGAACCGGAATTCGCTAATGCTAATTGTACTGCACTTTTTGAAAGTAGCTGCTTGGTACGGCACTACCACCCCTTAATTCGCAAAATGGTAATGAATGTCCTAAAAGGTTCTGACAGTGTTCCCATCAATTCCGGGCGAACTTT AACGCCGGACGAATACTACACTAACTACGATTGCACGGAAATGGTATTCAACCCGGAGATTGCACCACCATCACAGGTCAAATATGGTAAAAATTATCAAAGATTAGTAGGGAGTAAAATactgaaaagaaaaactctGAGCAAACTTTCACTTCGCATGAAGGATGGTACTGTAATTGGAAAATCAAAGGAAGGTTCCAAAGGGTTGTTCCATGATTATTTTATGGATTACATTCaaatgtcaaaaatgaagaaaacatcATTGCCGGATAATTAA